The Candidatus Obscuribacterales bacterium genome window below encodes:
- a CDS encoding 2Fe-2S iron-sulfur cluster-binding protein — protein MPKIFVQGHELECDRGANLRQVLMQHGVALYNGNAQWINCHGIGTCGTCAVQVEGEVSEANWRDITRRSLPPHTPDRNRRLACQTQVLGDVSVTKFDGFWGQGDTILWKPES, from the coding sequence ATGCGATCGCGGCGCAAATCTGCGGCAGGTGCTCATGCAGCACGGGGTTGCACTCTACAACGGCAATGCCCAGTGGATCAACTGCCATGGCATTGGCACCTGCGGCACCTGTGCTGTGCAGGTGGAAGGGGAGGTATCTGAGGCGAATTGGCGCGATATCACCCGTCGTTCCTTGCCGCCCCATACCCCCGATCGCAACCGCCGTCTTGCTTGCCAAACCCAGGTCTTGGGAGATGTATCCGTCACAAAGTTTGATGGTTTTTGGGGGCAGGGCGACACCATTCTATGGAAGCCTGAGTCCTAA